The following are encoded in a window of Microcaecilia unicolor chromosome 14, aMicUni1.1, whole genome shotgun sequence genomic DNA:
- the LOC115457138 gene encoding olfactory receptor 6F1-like, with translation MEENRTVVVEFELLGFPTSPQLQVILFLLFLMIYILTLTENLLIIFLVFCDHNLHKPMYFFISNFSAVEIGFTTAAVPKLLSGFLMAKTTISLNCCLTQLYLFFSFGTVEVVFLAIMSFDRYLAICKPLHYSSVMNTRLCTILVIFCWITGFLWIVVPITLVSQLTFCSPNVMNHFICDTSPLFALACVRSYTIEMICYSFTSTMILLCFVLTSTSYIFIIKTILMTSSTTGRRKAFSTCTSHLTVVAIFYGSLIFMYVRTANAEAALDLDKVIALFYSVVTPLINPLIYSLRNKDVIKAVKKAIQNKAK, from the coding sequence ATGGAGGAGAATCGCACTGTGGTGGtagaatttgagctcctgggctttCCAACTAGTCCACAGCTACAGGTCATTCTTTTTCTACTGTTTCTGATGATCTACATATTAACGTTAACAGAAAACCTTCTCATCATTTTCCTGGTGTTCTGTGACCATAATCTTCACAAGCCAATGTATTTCTTCATTAGCAATTTTTCTGCTGTTGAAATTGGCTTCACCACTGCTGCTGTGCCCAAGCTGCTCTCAGGTTTCTTGATGGCGAAGACGACTATTTCCTTGAATTGTTGCTTGACCcagctgtatttatttttttctttcggAACAGTGGAGGTTGTCTTTCTAGCTATCATGAGCTTTGATCGTTACTTGGCCATATGCAAGCCCCTACATTATTCTTCAGTGATGAACACTAGATTGTGCACAATTTTAGTCATCTTCTGCTGGATAACTGGGTTTTTATGGATTGTGGTACCTATAACTTTAGTTTCCCAATTAACTTTCTGTAGTCCAAATGTCATGAACCATTTTATTTGTGACACATCGCCACTCTTTGCGTTGGCTTGCGTCCGATCATATACCATTGAGATGATTTGTTACAGTTTCACCTCTACCATGATACTGTTATGTTTTGTGTTGACCAGCACATCTTACATCTTTATCATAAAAACCATCTTGATGACCTCTTCCACTACGGGGAGACGGAAGGCCTTTTCCACATGTACATCCCACCTCACTGTTGTTGCCATCTTTTATGGCTCCCTCATATTTATGTACGTGAGGACTGCAAATGCAGAAGCTGCTCTTGACTTGGACAAGGTGATAGCTTTGTTCTACTCTGTGGTAACACCTCTGATTAACCCCTTGATCTATAGCCTCAGGAATAAAGATGTAATCAAAGCAGTCAAGAAGGCAATTCAGAACAAAGCCAAATAA
- the LOC115457141 gene encoding olfactory receptor 226-like has product MSDNQTTVTVFILLGFPSLQQLDFLLFIVGLVIYITTLSGNILIIAVTRLDHQLSSPMYFFLGNFSFLEIWYTCNIVPQMLAIFVIEVTTISYPACITQLYLHICLGSAECLILAVMAFDRYVAICNPLQYHVVINTKVCALLAGGVWLVAFMVNLPPLISTSQLHFCGANTIDHFFCDTPPVLKLSCTDTHTTELINFVVATMVIVSSFTLIGVSYILIMFAIVKIPSGRQKAFSTCASHLTVVVIFYGSLMFMYVRPKSNDSFEFNKVISIFYTVVAPMLNPIIYTLRNREVKGALRKLLKKDVNSGIVLSWKE; this is encoded by the coding sequence ATGAGTGACAATCAAACCACAGTAACTGTATTCATCCTTCTGGGATTTCCCAGTCTGCAGCAACTGGATTTCTTACTGTTTATTGTGGGGTTAGTTATCTATATTACAACCTTGTCTGGAAATATTCTAATCATTGCGGTAACAAGACTGGACCACCAACTTTCTTCACCTATGTACTTCTTCCTTGGTAATTTTTCTTTCTTGGAAATCTGGTATACTTGCAACATTGTCCCCCAAATGCTTGCTATCTTTGTCATTGAAGTCACCACCATTTCTTACCCTGCATGCATCACACAGCTCTATTTGCATATTTGCCTTGGATCTGCAGAGTGCCTGATCCTGGCAGTCATGGCATTTGATCGTTATGTGGCTATCTGCAATCCATTACAATATCATGTCGTCATAAACACTAAGGTCTGTGCTTTACTGGCGGGCGGAGTCTGGCTAGTTGCCTTCATGGTTAATTTACCTCCATTAATTTCTACCTCTCAACTACATTTCTGTGGTGCAAATACAATTGACCATTTCTTCTGTGACACTCCTCCTGTGCTGAAGCTTTCTTGCACGGACACTCACACCACTGAACTCATCAATTTCGTTGTTGCCACCATGGTAATTGTCAGCTCCTTTACCTTAATTGGAGTGTCTTACATTCTTATTATGTTTGCTATAGTGAAGATTCCATCCGGTAGGCAAAAAGCGTTCTCTACTTGTGCCTCTCACCTGACTGTTGTGGTCATATTCTATGGAAGCTTGATGTTTATGTACGTAAGACCAAAGTCAAATGATTCATTTGAGTTTAACAAAGTAATATCAATATTTTATACTGTGGTGGCTCCAATGTTGAACCCTATTATTTACACGTTGAGAAACAGAgaggtaaaaggagccctgaggaAACTCTTAAAGAAGGACGTGAATTCTGGTATTGTACTAAGCTGGAAAGAATAA
- the LOC115457709 gene encoding lectin-like, with protein MMRKITELMLILAVVFTAGQAADEESWCTTGWSCFFSAYYKFVSTPLSWVEAELHCQKLIPGGHLASLHSLEEQQFVLKLSKNNVIWIGASDSYKDRTFFWTDGSAWDYENWHSGEPNNFHGTREACVNSYYFSDDTWNDFICTAKFPFTCKVTGPSCLTNQIVG; from the exons ATGATGAGGAAAATAACTGAACTCATGTTGATACTTGCTGTGGTTTTCACTGCTGGACAAG CCGCAGATGAAGAGTCGTGGTGCACAACTGGGTGGAGTTGCTTCTTTTCGGCCTATTATAAATTTGTCTCCACGCCCCTCTCCTGGGTTGAAGCTGAG CTTCACTGCCAAAAACTGATTCCAGGTGGTCATTTGGCCTCTTTGCACTCTCTGGAAGAGCAACAGTTTGTTTTGAAACTCTCCAAAAACAATGTTATCTGGATTGGCGCTAGTGATTCTTACAAG GATCGAACATTTTTTTGGACTGATGGCTCAGCTTGGGATTATGAAAACTGGCATTCCGGAGAACCAAATAACTTTCATGGGACTAGAGAGGCATGCGTCAATTCTTACTATTTCT CTGATGATACCTGGAATGATTTCATATGCACAGCTAAATTTCCTTTCACCTGCAAAGTCACTGGCCCTTCCTGTCTGACAAATCAAATCGTCGGTTAA